TTGGAGCAGCAGGGGCGGCCTCTTCTGGCGAAGCATCGTGATTTCAATACCGCGTTCCAGCTGTGGTTCTGAGGGCACAGCCACCATATTTGCGGTCGGATCCGGCGGTGACCATGTCGGGGATGTCGCGAGGGTCGTTGCGGGCCGAGTCCCATTCAGCCACGAGGTGCGGGTATTCCTCGGCGACTCATCCGCGGGGCGTGGTGTGTTGGTTGCGTGATTGGGTGCTTGTCAAGCACCCAATCGTGGACCAGTCCCGGTCGGAGGGCTGATTTTGGCGAACATTTACTAAACGACCGACTGGTGCCCACCATACGTGCCCGCGTAGGCATTTCCAGTAATACTTTCCGTTGGCCCCGGCGTGCACCTGGTTCGTGCTCAGGCCGTCACTGAGCGTGGACATCCGCATGGCCGCTGCGGTGGGGCAGATCACGTCCAGGGTGTTTACTTCCATGGATCGGTATTGTTCCCGCGCACTGGCGAAATCCCCTATTAGTCAGGGCGCGAGCGTTGATCTCTGTGACCCATTCAAACCCGCAGAGGTGACATTGCCACCACGCCCCGCGCGTGCTGCCAGCCCTGACCATTGAGGGTCTCAGGTCCCCGTTGACGGTGGGATGCCACTCATCGGCTAACGGCGGACGGATCGTCGCGAGGTCATCAAACCCAGGCAGAGCGGTACGTCCGGTGCAGACTGGGCACCCCTTGCCACTACTTGGACGGTCCTTGGGGGAAGCGCGCCAGGTATGACCAAGAAAACATTGTCACGATATTTTAAGAATCGACCCAAATGTGAAATAGGCGGATGTCAAATAACCATTGCGTGGGATTTGCCACTGACTCGTCAGGCGAGGAAACTGCGCACCTAACCGGTTAGTTGCGGCCACGTTTCGTAACCTCTTTTAAATCGGGGACTACAACGAGGAGTAGGCGCGGCGGCATATTTTATTAAGCCTTGATGCTCGCACCGGTAGCTTGCCACAAAAAATCGCCGGCACTTACTAATGGAAAGACGCTAAGAATCACGAGGGCCGAACCGCAGTTACTGTAACGGAGCGTGATTCATCAAAATAATGGGTTGGGCGCTACCGAGTAGCGCCCAACCCACAATACTCTACGCTCACGAATAGTCTTCCCGGCAACGGGATATCAACTGTTCTGATACCGGGTAACAGTTCCCCAGCGTGCATTTGTTATTTGGCTGTTGGAGCTGCCCCGCAGTACATGACGGTGACTGTGGCGCCATTGCCGTTGCCGTTGGTTTCAGTAGGTGATTTCTTTGATGGCGTGCTGGAACCGATGTTCCCAGGAACAGTGGATTTCGTTTCACCGGCGCCGCTCGTGGGGTTGCCCTTGCCGTTGCCGCCCGCCGCATTCAACTGGCCCAGGAAGACACCATTGCCAGTGACGGTGACGACCGTTTCTCCGCCGCCGCCGCCGGCAGCGCCTCCGGTGCCCTTCGTTCCGCCTGCGGCTAGACCGAAGGAGAACCCGAGGTCTTGGGTGGTGGGCCCGGAGACGGTGAAGGTTTCTACCCCGACTCGTCCAGTGGCCGGAGTACTTCCCTTGGCGCCGCCACTAGCTCCTATCACGGTCACGATGACTCCCGTGGCGCCCTTGGGGATTGTGACCGTCTGATCGGTCGTGTACACGGTCGTGGTGGTGACACACGCGCTCGCAGCGAACGCGGGGATAGTGCTGCCGATGGCCAGAACGGGAACGGACCACGCGATACCTTTTGCGACGGAGCGCCGACTGGTGCCCTGCGGTACAGCGCCGGCGGTATCAGCGTCAGCTGCTAGTTGAGTGTTCATGGACAGAAAATACCACCGTCCTCTCACTACCACTAATTTCTACACAAAGTCTTCAGATAGTCCAGCCAGGAAGGGTGCCCCCAATCTGAGAGACTCCTATGAGACGTGGGATCCGGCCGGAAATCAGGATCGGACAACGACAGAAAACTGGATCCGTAGAGTCCATCGAGTCGACTAGCAGCTGGTGAGCGACGATGTGGCCGGGGTGGCTGGCCCGCGTGAGGGTCGGGCGAAGCGGCGCATGTTGACGGCGAACTACAAGCGGGCGATGGTGGTGGATTACGACGCGGGCCGAAGGTGTCCAAGGGTGGGGTCCTGCGGCGGGAGCGTTTGTATGACTCCCACGTGCAGGAATGGCGGGCTGCGGCTGGTACTGGCACGCTGGATGGCCTGGAGCGGCGGGTCATCCGATTGGAGGCCGAGCTTGGTGCGAAGGGCGGTGTCATCGCTCGACGGGATGAGGCGTTGGACGTGCTGGGAAAGGGTGTCGCGTTCTTGGAAGCTCTGTCCGGGAAGAACGCGCGATGAGCCGGGCTGTGTATCTGCCTGGCAGACCGAGACCGTTGGTGACCTCGCCGCACTCCTGGGTGTGGTGACCGCATGCGAGCTGGTGGGCCGTTCGCGTCCACACATCACCGCCATGCCGACCCCAGGCCGCGGATGCTTGTACCGACGTGCAACGTGAGGGTCGCTTCTACAGCTGGACCCTCACGATGTGCCGGTTGCTGACCGCCGCGGTAATGCTCGGAGAACGTCGCCGCTGTGGCCGCGTCCGGCGCAGCCGCTACCCCCGACCGTTAAACTCGAACCTGCCCGTTGCGCCACCATATTCAGCCGATGCAGTCGATACGGAGTTCCTTCGCCCGTGGCTTCACCACACCTCGTGACCGAAGACCACCCCCGCTCAGGCGGGTCGTCCCCCGAACGGCAGCGTGACCTGCGCAGGTGGGCCACCACGTACGCGCTACTGACCGTGGCCGCGGCGGATGACCATGCTGCCTGCGCCCGCTGGAGCAGCGAAGACGAGCATCAGGCAGCCCGGCGCGCAGAACTACGCGGCATCCTCGAACAGCTGACCCGCGCCCGCGACCTGCCCGCGTTCTACGCAGCCGTGCAGGCGTGGAGCGTCCGGCCGGGCCCCTTCGGGCAGTTCGAGTCCGTGGTCACCAGCTGGCTCGGTCAGTTGATCGAGCATTACGACGGTCGCGAGCGCGACCTGGCCGATCTGCTCGTCGAGGTCTGCCAGACGCCACCCACTGAGGAACAGGCCGCACAGCAGATCGACGCGCTGGAGGACGCGGTCCGCGCGCACGGACAGTCCACCGGCCCGATCTTGACGATGCTGTCGTGTTTCTGGAGCACGGACGGGCACGTCCAGCTGCCCTGGTCCCCGGCCTGGCCGCCGGCGGTGTCCTCGTTCCTGACGCTGGGCTGGATGGGTCGGCACATGTCTCATTCCGAGCGGTACATCGCCTTTGCCCGCCTGTGTCGCGAATTCGCTCCGCAGGACCCGCGCTCGGTGGCCCGGATGATGACCTACCTCGACGTCGCCGCCCCGTTCGTCGGGATCGGTGCCGGACTGCCGCAGATCTGCGAAGAGGCCGCCGAGCTCGCCGCCCGCCACGACCCCATCCGGGGGTACGCCGAGCCCGAGCAGGAGGCCCGGGCGGCCGGACTGGCGGGCCAGCTGCGCGGCGCTGCGACGATACTGACCCGATCGCTGCACCACCAGCTGGAAGACGCGACCGGGCTGCGGTTGCGCGAGACGAACCTGCAGACCCGGATCGGCGCCACCCGCGATGCCCCGTTCCGCGCCGACCTGCACGCCACCTGGTCACTTCCGGGTGGCCCGGGCACGCCTGCGCTGCGTGTGTGGGTGACCCGCTGCGGAGTCGCCGCCGGGCTGCACGCCGGGTGGGACACCCACGGAGCCGGCCACCCAGACGACCGTCAGCACCGGATGGCCGCCGCCGTCAGCCGGCACCTCAGCGGCGACCTGCAGTTCCTGGCGATCGACACCGGCGCGGCCGGTGACCGGGTCGCTGCCGCGGGGCGCTCCTACCCCGGCGGGGAGATCTTCGTCGGCCGATGGTGGAAGCACCCCGAAGCCCTGAGCAGCGCCGACGTGCAGGAGCAGATCCTGGCCACCGCCCGCCAGCTCGCGCCTCTCGTCAACGTGCTCGCCGGAAACGACCCGGTGCCCACCGGGCCGGCCGACCTGGACCTGCTCACCCGGTTGGAACAGTTCCGCGCCCAACGGCCCTACCCGACCGACCGCGACATCTGGCACCAGGACCAACGCCGCGCGCAGGCCGCGCAGCTGGACCCCGAAGGGCTCGAGGCGTTCGACCTGCCCGCGCTACGCCGGCTGATCACCGGCCGGGCCTACGGGCGGGTGGGCCACCACTCGGTCCTGCAGGCGGCGCTGAACAGCCTGGACGCACCGGGGCTGGACCGTCTCGCCGGTGCGCTGGGCGACCTGCTGTGGGGGCAGGGCAGCGACGCCGAACGCATCGACCGGGCGCTCGCCGACCCGCCCGTGCCCGGCCTGGGCGAGCCGATCGTGATGAAGCTGATGGCGATCGCCCACCCCGACCGCTATCTGCCCGTCTACGCCCTCGGCGGGCCGGACGGCAAGGTCGCGATGGCCCGCGCGCTCGGCGTGCAGTTGCCCGACGCCTCGGCGATGACGCGCGGTCGCCTGCATATCGCGATCTCGGACCGGTTGCGCGCCCGGCTGGAACCGCTGCTACCCGGCGACCCGTGGGGTCAGGTGCAGTTCACCCGGTGGCTGCTGCAGCGCGGCCGGTTTACCGCCGACCCCGAGCGCGACCTCATCGCGGAGACCGCGGCCGAACTGCTGGTCGATGAAGACTTCCTGCGCGAGGTGCAAGCCCTGCTGGCTGACAAGAAGCAGGTCGTGTTCTACGGACCGCCCGGGACGGGCAAGACCTTCCTCGCGCAACGGTTGGCCGCCGCCCTGCAGCCGGACGCCGCCAAACGTGCCGTGGTGCAGTTCCACCCCTCCACTTCCTACGAGGACTTCTTCGAAGGATTCCGACCGCGGCTGGACGCCGCCGGGCAGATGGTCTACGAGCTGCGCAAAGGCCCGCTGGCGCTGTTGGCGGAGTCGGCCGAGAACGACCCGACCACCCCGCACGTGCTGGTGATCGACGAGATCAACCGGGCCAACCTGCCGCGGGTGTTCGGGGAGTTGCTCTACCTGTTGGAGTACCGCTCCAGCAGCGTGCTCACCACCTACCGGCCGGACGAGGGCTTCGAACTGCCGCCGAATCTGCTGTTCATCGGCACGATGAACACCGCAGACCGCTCGATCGCGCTGGTCGACGCGGCGCTGCGCCGACGCTTCCACTTCATCCCGTTCATGCCGCACGAAGGCCCGATGGAGGGCCTGCTCGGTCGCTGGTTGGCCGCCCACGGTGGGCCGCAATGGGTCGCCGAACTGGTCGACCGGGTCAACGACGAGCTACGGCACGCGCTCCGCGGCCCGCACCTGCAGATCGGCCACAGCCACTTCATGTCCGACCGGCTGGACGACGCGGCGCTGCGCCGGATCTGGGACTACAGCATCTATCCGTTCATCGAAGATCAGTTCTACGGGCGCGATGAACTGCTGCGCACCTTCACCTGGGCGGCCGTGCTGGAGCGCTACGGTCCGAAACCATCTGCGTCTGCGACGACAGTGCCACCGATCACCGCGGCACTCTGAGGGCGCGGCCGTCGCCATGCGCACCGTCACCCTCACCGAACACGGCATCAGCGACCCGTTCACGCTGGGCACCGCCGACCGTGAGGCGTTGCTGGAACTGCCCCCGGGGCGCCTGGAGGTACACGCGACCCCCGATCCCGGGCAGGTACGGGTGCGGGCGACCTCCTGGGTGGGAGCGGTCCACCTGCCCGAGGTGACGATCCGGATCACGCCGCGCGCGGGGATGGCGAACCTGTTCACGATGTTCTCGGCCGGAATCCCGGCCGGCACGTTGTCCCAGGACGACGTCGGGTGGGCCGGGCATCGCGAGCTGGTCGACGGGGTGGCGGCGTTCCTGCTGGCGGCGATCGAGGACTGTACGCGGCGCGGACTGCTGCACGGGTACGTCCACCGCGAAGAACAACTGCAGGTCATCCGCGGCCGGCTGCTGGTCAACGAACTCGCGGTACGCCCGTGGAGCGCGGCCAACCCGCCGTGCGGATACGACGATTTCACCATCGACGTTCCCGAGAACCGGGCGCTGGCCGATGCAGTGACCCGCGTGCTGCGGTGGCCGGGCTTACCGGCGGGCCTGCGGCGGGACGCGCTGCGGCTGGCGGCCCGCTTCGACGGGGTCACTCCCGGCGCACCCGATGATCCCCGCAGCGCAGTCACGATCACCCGCCTGAACGCGCACTACGAGGCGGCGCTGGACATTGCCGCGCAGGCCACAGCGGGGATGACGATCTCGCACGAAGAGGGTGAACACCGGGCGCGCGCGTTCCTGATCGACCTGGAACAGCAGTTC
This portion of the Dermatophilaceae bacterium Sec6.4 genome encodes:
- a CDS encoding AAA family ATPase, producing MASPHLVTEDHPRSGGSSPERQRDLRRWATTYALLTVAAADDHAACARWSSEDEHQAARRAELRGILEQLTRARDLPAFYAAVQAWSVRPGPFGQFESVVTSWLGQLIEHYDGRERDLADLLVEVCQTPPTEEQAAQQIDALEDAVRAHGQSTGPILTMLSCFWSTDGHVQLPWSPAWPPAVSSFLTLGWMGRHMSHSERYIAFARLCREFAPQDPRSVARMMTYLDVAAPFVGIGAGLPQICEEAAELAARHDPIRGYAEPEQEARAAGLAGQLRGAATILTRSLHHQLEDATGLRLRETNLQTRIGATRDAPFRADLHATWSLPGGPGTPALRVWVTRCGVAAGLHAGWDTHGAGHPDDRQHRMAAAVSRHLSGDLQFLAIDTGAAGDRVAAAGRSYPGGEIFVGRWWKHPEALSSADVQEQILATARQLAPLVNVLAGNDPVPTGPADLDLLTRLEQFRAQRPYPTDRDIWHQDQRRAQAAQLDPEGLEAFDLPALRRLITGRAYGRVGHHSVLQAALNSLDAPGLDRLAGALGDLLWGQGSDAERIDRALADPPVPGLGEPIVMKLMAIAHPDRYLPVYALGGPDGKVAMARALGVQLPDASAMTRGRLHIAISDRLRARLEPLLPGDPWGQVQFTRWLLQRGRFTADPERDLIAETAAELLVDEDFLREVQALLADKKQVVFYGPPGTGKTFLAQRLAAALQPDAAKRAVVQFHPSTSYEDFFEGFRPRLDAAGQMVYELRKGPLALLAESAENDPTTPHVLVIDEINRANLPRVFGELLYLLEYRSSSVLTTYRPDEGFELPPNLLFIGTMNTADRSIALVDAALRRRFHFIPFMPHEGPMEGLLGRWLAAHGGPQWVAELVDRVNDELRHALRGPHLQIGHSHFMSDRLDDAALRRIWDYSIYPFIEDQFYGRDELLRTFTWAAVLERYGPKPSASATTVPPITAAL